Proteins co-encoded in one Populus trichocarpa isolate Nisqually-1 chromosome 10, P.trichocarpa_v4.1, whole genome shotgun sequence genomic window:
- the LOC18102568 gene encoding LOW QUALITY PROTEIN: 50S ribosomal protein L15, chloroplastic (The sequence of the model RefSeq protein was modified relative to this genomic sequence to represent the inferred CDS: inserted 1 base in 1 codon) codes for MAMAAVEASLLSLCCPSSPFKGNLTGLKPKACNFTCLKLHSKKKRPLVIISQAAAAASVVTTSPGVRFRLDNLGQQPGSRKKGKRKGRGISAGQGNSCGFGMRGQKSRSGPGVRKGFEGGQVPLYRRIPKLRGIAGGMHVGLPKYVPVXLKDITAAGFQEGDEVSLETLKEKGLINPSGRERTLPLKVLGDGELSVKLNIKARAFSAAAKEKLEAAGCSLTVLPGRKKWVKPSVAKNLARAEEYFAKKRAAAAASEPTAA; via the exons ATGGCAATGGCAGCAGTAGAAGCTTCTCTTCTGTCACTTTGCTGCCCTTCTTCTCCATTcaag GGAAACTTGACAGGATTGAAGCCCAAGGCATGCAACTTCACTTGTCTTAAACTCCATTCTAAGAAGAAAAGACCATTGGTGATCATCAgccaagcagcagcagcagcttctgTGGTTACTACATCTCCAGGAGTGAGGTTCAGGCTGGACAATCTGGGCCAGCAACCGGGGTCtagaaagaaagggaagagaaaGGGAAGAGGTATCTCTGCAGGACAAGGAAACAGTTGTGGTTTTGGCATGAGAGGTCAGAAATCTCGGTCTGGTCCTGGTGTTCGAAAAGGGTTTGAGGGTGGACAAGTGCCTCTGTACCGCCGTATCCCTAAATTGCGTGGAATTGCTGGAg gTATGCATGTGGGGTTGCCAAAATATGTCCCTG ACTTAAAAGACATAACAGCAGCAGGATTCCAAGAGGGAGATGAGGTATCACTAGAGACTTTGAAGGAGAAAGGTTTGATCAACCCATCAGGAAGAGAAAGGACACTCCCTTTGAAG GTTCTGGGTGATGGAGAGCTGAGTGTCAAGCTGAACATCAAAGCTCGTGCCTTTTCAGCAGCGGCCAAGGAGAAACTTGAGGCTGCTGGATGCTCTCTTACTGTTTTACCTGGCCGAAAGAAGTGGGTGAAACCATCAGTTGCTAAGAACCTTGCCCGTGCAGAAGAATACTTTGCTAAGAAACGAGCTGCCGCCGCCGCATCTGAACCAACCGCAGCTTAA